The Castanea sativa cultivar Marrone di Chiusa Pesio chromosome 11, ASM4071231v1 genome contains a region encoding:
- the LOC142615549 gene encoding large ribosomal subunit protein P2y-like has protein sequence MKVIAAYLLAVLGGNTSPSAENLKDILGSVGAEVDDDKIELLLSEVKGKDITELIASGREKLASVPSGGGGAVAVAATGGGGGAAAAPAAAEAKKEEKVEEKEESDDDMGFSLFD, from the exons atgaaggTTATAGCAGCATATTTGTTGGCTGTTTTGGGAGGGAACACCAGCCCTTCAGCTGAGAACTTGAAGGACATTCTTGGATCCG TTGGAGCTGAAGTTGATGATGATAAAATTGAGCTTCTTTTGTCTGAAGTCAAGGGCAAAGATATAACTGAGCTTATTGCATCTGGAAGAGAAAAATTGGCATCTGTGCCTTCTGGTGGTGGCGGTGCTGTTGCAGTTGCCGCAacaggaggtggtggtggtgcagCTGCTGCTCCTGCTGCAGCCGAggcaaagaaagaggaaaaggtggaagagaaagaggaatcAGATGAT GATATGGGCTTCAGTCTCTTTGATTGA